Proteins encoded together in one Planctomyces sp. SH-PL14 window:
- a CDS encoding ABC transporter permease encodes MTEKGGVRFTGGGAPGGAFNRGPTLVGTDAVEAPYTLLEGRWLDPKQADALDAVISKDAASQLKVTVGDEVNVSPGGGFGFGGSAGETANLTIVGIVEQRKTLPTTPAIVGLPAMRAAPVIRGPASAALYVPVNLASKIAGVEPTFEYVGLALKKGYGIDEFQRNWAGRLSQAKPAAYMQSLAELDAELSESTTSDTVRSQAYAATGISLLAALFIVFSTLSMGVDERIRQFAILRAVTLTKWQVAAMIGLESLLLGLVGWCGGLLAGWGLLQLIVSWKPDLFPIGAFLGFWCVFLSGLCAVGGALAAAIMPAWRATRVHPLEAMAPQPKLPMSRASSFASAVGLVLVAVNPLLVFWIPMADTSRYMMSAAVGCTAMAIGFILLAPAVVLITERFLGPVLARLLGVAPQLLATQLSTNLWRTLGTTIGLTLGLGLFVAMQTWGSSMLGPYTPGDWVPDMLVALSPSGLPDSAVKAVLDVPGVDSNGSLPCVAEQTRFATDVTGAKVRATASRQDNCVMVGVDADRGIGGDDPVFPFHFVKGSAKEAAAKLKEGRYCLVPDHFERESGLTIGGKFGVVPPEAKDEVIEYEIAGIVSMDGWHWMSKIGLRNRGGGRSAGLMFADFAQVQRDFGIKRTSLFWLNTDGTATEEEIKKSIQSIAEANYDPSAVRRGGFGGAGGFGGMMGGRGNGGSATSVNIRTREGVREAIRERAAGIIWLLSRLPLVTLLVTSLGVVNAIVSSVRARRWDLGILRAVGLTRSGLFRLVLCEAILVGLAACLLSFGFGVMAGYCGTGITRYVNIRGGLVTPLIIPWSSIAAGFGLTLALCLAAALWPAIQAGRTEPLKLLQAGRSAM; translated from the coding sequence ATGACTGAGAAGGGAGGAGTTCGATTCACCGGTGGTGGAGCGCCTGGAGGAGCTTTCAACCGCGGTCCCACCCTTGTTGGCACCGACGCTGTCGAAGCCCCTTATACCCTGCTTGAAGGGCGCTGGCTTGATCCTAAGCAGGCCGACGCCTTGGACGCTGTCATCTCCAAGGACGCGGCTTCGCAATTGAAGGTCACGGTTGGCGACGAAGTGAACGTGAGCCCTGGAGGCGGATTCGGTTTCGGGGGCTCGGCCGGAGAGACGGCGAACCTCACCATCGTTGGAATCGTCGAGCAACGGAAGACGCTACCAACGACGCCTGCTATCGTCGGGTTACCTGCAATGCGTGCTGCTCCCGTCATTCGCGGACCGGCGAGCGCCGCTCTCTACGTGCCAGTGAACCTTGCCAGCAAGATTGCGGGAGTCGAGCCGACGTTTGAGTACGTTGGACTGGCATTGAAGAAGGGCTACGGGATCGACGAGTTTCAGCGCAACTGGGCTGGCCGGCTGTCGCAGGCCAAGCCCGCCGCGTATATGCAGTCTCTCGCCGAACTCGACGCTGAGCTGAGCGAGAGCACGACGTCAGACACCGTTCGTTCACAGGCGTATGCCGCGACCGGTATCTCGCTCCTCGCGGCCTTGTTTATCGTCTTCTCCACGTTGAGCATGGGAGTCGATGAGCGGATACGGCAGTTCGCGATCCTCCGCGCAGTGACGCTAACGAAGTGGCAGGTCGCTGCGATGATTGGACTGGAAAGCCTGCTTCTCGGCCTGGTCGGCTGGTGCGGTGGATTGCTCGCTGGATGGGGTCTACTACAGCTCATCGTCAGTTGGAAGCCGGACCTGTTTCCGATCGGAGCATTCCTGGGTTTCTGGTGCGTCTTCCTGTCGGGATTGTGTGCTGTGGGAGGGGCTCTGGCCGCGGCGATCATGCCCGCATGGCGGGCAACTCGGGTTCATCCGCTGGAAGCGATGGCGCCTCAGCCGAAGCTGCCAATGTCTCGTGCTTCCTCATTTGCGTCCGCCGTCGGTCTCGTGCTCGTTGCAGTGAATCCTCTGCTCGTGTTTTGGATTCCGATGGCGGATACCTCTCGATACATGATGTCGGCCGCTGTCGGCTGCACGGCAATGGCGATCGGCTTCATCCTGCTCGCCCCGGCGGTTGTTCTCATCACGGAACGTTTCCTTGGGCCGGTGCTGGCCCGGTTGCTGGGTGTGGCGCCCCAGTTGTTGGCGACTCAACTCTCTACGAACCTCTGGCGAACGCTCGGCACGACGATTGGCCTCACCCTGGGGTTGGGACTGTTTGTCGCGATGCAGACCTGGGGATCCTCGATGCTCGGGCCTTACACGCCAGGTGACTGGGTGCCGGACATGCTGGTGGCACTCTCGCCTTCAGGCCTACCGGACTCCGCGGTCAAAGCCGTTCTGGATGTTCCCGGTGTCGACAGCAACGGTTCACTGCCGTGCGTTGCGGAACAGACGCGATTCGCCACCGATGTCACCGGCGCGAAAGTTCGGGCGACGGCATCTCGACAAGACAATTGTGTGATGGTCGGTGTGGATGCGGACCGCGGAATCGGAGGCGACGACCCCGTGTTTCCGTTCCACTTCGTAAAAGGCAGTGCGAAGGAGGCCGCGGCCAAGCTGAAGGAAGGGCGGTATTGCCTGGTTCCTGACCACTTTGAACGCGAGAGCGGACTCACCATCGGAGGAAAGTTTGGGGTGGTTCCCCCGGAAGCGAAAGACGAGGTCATCGAGTACGAGATTGCTGGCATCGTCTCGATGGACGGCTGGCACTGGATGAGCAAGATCGGTTTGCGAAACCGAGGTGGTGGTCGCTCCGCGGGCCTAATGTTCGCCGACTTTGCGCAAGTGCAGCGGGATTTCGGCATCAAGCGGACCTCCTTGTTCTGGCTCAATACGGATGGAACTGCCACCGAAGAGGAGATCAAGAAGTCGATTCAGTCGATTGCGGAGGCGAATTATGATCCTTCGGCAGTACGACGGGGAGGGTTTGGCGGAGCGGGTGGTTTCGGCGGGATGATGGGAGGTCGCGGAAACGGTGGATCCGCAACGAGTGTGAACATCAGGACTCGGGAAGGGGTTCGAGAGGCGATCCGTGAGAGGGCGGCCGGGATCATTTGGCTGCTGAGCCGTCTTCCTCTTGTAACGCTCTTGGTGACTTCGCTGGGCGTTGTGAACGCCATCGTGTCCTCAGTCCGGGCGAGGAGGTGGGATCTGGGGATCCTGCGGGCCGTGGGTCTGACACGGTCTGGACTCTTCCGGCTCGTTCTCTGCGAAGCGATCCTCGTGGGCTTGGCGGCGTGTCTATTGAGCTTTGGCTTTGGCGTCATGGCGGGCTATTGCGGAACGGGTATCACGCGATACGTCAACATCCGCGGCGGCCTCGTGACACCGCTCATTATCCCGTGGAGCTCAATCGCGGCTGGCTTCGGTTTGACGCTCGCTCTTTGCTTGGCGGCGGCGTTATGGCCAGCAATCCAGGCCGGCCGAACCGAGCCGCTGAAGCTCCTTCAAGCTGGCCGCTCTGCAATGTGA
- a CDS encoding DUF1559 domain-containing protein translates to MTDAKTSLPRSRQRGFTLIELLVVIAVIGTLVAILLPAVQQAREAARRSQCLSNMKQIGLAFHNYESAHGGFPACRWTFGSATSGSGWSVQILPYVDQGALFNKYDFSKNYYDTENGDVVKSQVPVFRCASAPDPGLVACTKGATTTLTGTFGAVGDYAVTHLLNAQYQVNGAQAKPALPTENAIGKISDIKDGTSNTVLIHEQAGRPDYYIRGQKQATTTGMTNPVWWAHWASYRHFTYQSYAANGTATGFACTINCSNSQGTYGFHTGGAHVTLCDGSAKFLGESLDAKVMFALLSREGNEPVGEF, encoded by the coding sequence TTGACTGATGCCAAGACCAGTTTACCTCGTTCTCGCCAACGCGGCTTTACGTTGATTGAGCTACTCGTCGTGATTGCCGTCATCGGCACTCTCGTGGCGATTCTTCTGCCCGCTGTGCAGCAGGCGCGGGAGGCGGCCCGGCGGTCGCAGTGCTTGAGCAACATGAAGCAGATTGGACTTGCCTTCCACAACTATGAAAGTGCACACGGAGGCTTTCCGGCCTGTCGTTGGACTTTCGGGAGTGCCACGTCCGGCTCAGGGTGGTCCGTGCAGATCCTTCCCTATGTGGATCAAGGAGCGTTGTTCAACAAGTACGACTTTTCAAAGAACTACTACGACACCGAAAACGGTGACGTGGTGAAGTCGCAAGTCCCCGTCTTTCGATGTGCGTCCGCCCCAGACCCGGGGCTCGTTGCGTGTACGAAGGGAGCGACAACGACTCTAACGGGCACATTCGGCGCGGTAGGTGACTACGCTGTCACCCACCTGCTGAACGCCCAGTACCAAGTCAACGGAGCCCAGGCAAAACCTGCGCTTCCCACTGAGAACGCCATCGGCAAGATCTCGGACATCAAGGATGGAACTTCCAACACCGTACTGATTCACGAGCAGGCTGGACGTCCCGACTACTACATTCGCGGGCAGAAGCAGGCAACAACGACTGGCATGACCAATCCTGTCTGGTGGGCTCATTGGGCGTCGTATCGCCACTTCACGTATCAGTCGTACGCGGCCAATGGAACCGCAACTGGATTCGCTTGCACGATCAACTGCAGCAACAGCCAAGGAACCTACGGATTCCACACGGGCGGAGCCCATGTGACACTTTGCGATGGCAGTGCCAAGTTTCTCGGTGAGTCGCTCGATGCGAAGGTCATGTTTGCACTCCTGTCCCGTGAAGGAAACGAGCCAGTCGGCGAGTTCTAA
- a CDS encoding DUF1559 domain-containing protein, translating into MLRKRNTGFTLIELLVVIAIIAVLVAILLPAVQQAREAARMSQCKSNLKQMGIAMHSYIETYSCFPPGLTGSAQQPGDNSDNAGRLSANFGLLPFFDQQSIYNAITAASNQGARPWDSRDWWNANIPTLQCPSDVQHKRDRGKTSYAFSKGDRSIELEHREIERVRGLFGGWTPFSIRDVTDGTSNTLAMSEVRKSVAYGGDNLEVYGQVLKSVTGVQTNPSLCLGQLSSNPGRFTTGDADRMRGDRWGDGRPAFTGFQAILPPNSPSCVNSTNAEDPDNAVYSASSAHTGGVNCLMADGAVHFISDNIDCGNLASPPPGRDTTPSQYGIWGAMGTRACQESKNPF; encoded by the coding sequence ATGCTCAGGAAGCGGAACACGGGTTTCACCCTCATCGAACTACTGGTGGTTATCGCCATCATCGCAGTGCTTGTGGCAATTCTCCTGCCGGCGGTGCAGCAGGCCCGCGAGGCGGCTCGTATGTCGCAGTGCAAGAGCAACCTCAAACAAATGGGGATTGCGATGCACTCGTACATCGAGACCTACAGCTGCTTTCCTCCAGGTCTCACCGGCTCGGCGCAGCAACCAGGCGATAACAGCGACAACGCGGGCCGCCTCTCCGCCAACTTCGGCCTGCTGCCGTTTTTTGACCAGCAATCGATCTACAACGCCATCACCGCCGCCAGCAATCAAGGGGCTCGTCCATGGGATAGCCGCGACTGGTGGAATGCGAACATTCCCACACTCCAATGTCCGTCTGATGTGCAGCACAAGCGGGATCGCGGCAAGACCAGCTATGCATTCAGCAAGGGTGATCGAAGCATCGAACTCGAGCACCGAGAAATCGAACGCGTCCGCGGCCTCTTCGGCGGATGGACGCCGTTCAGCATTCGGGATGTGACGGATGGTACCAGCAACACGCTCGCCATGTCCGAGGTGAGAAAGTCGGTGGCCTACGGCGGCGATAACCTTGAGGTATACGGCCAAGTTCTCAAGAGCGTCACGGGTGTTCAGACCAATCCGTCTCTGTGCCTCGGGCAGCTGTCATCAAATCCGGGGCGATTTACGACGGGCGACGCCGACCGCATGCGCGGGGATCGCTGGGGGGATGGTAGACCGGCATTTACAGGCTTTCAGGCCATCCTGCCTCCGAACTCGCCTTCCTGTGTAAACAGCACCAATGCGGAAGATCCCGACAATGCGGTCTACTCTGCTTCAAGTGCTCACACTGGTGGAGTTAACTGTCTGATGGCCGACGGCGCTGTGCACTTCATCAGCGACAACATCGACTGCGGTAATCTCGCATCGCCGCCCCCCGGCCGCGACACGACCCCGAGTCAGTACGGCATCTGGGGCGCGATGGGCACGCGAGCGTGTCAGGAATCGAAGAACCCGTTCTAG